The following are from one region of the Silene latifolia isolate original U9 population chromosome 9, ASM4854445v1, whole genome shotgun sequence genome:
- the LOC141599082 gene encoding methionine S-methyltransferase, which translates to MALNIDDFLTTCSESGDAAYGALRNILEKLEDPNTRVEARVFLTRLQKHFDASNVDPDQCFETYHFRIHDLQLQHSQGFPQRKKLTMLVIPSIFMPEHWSFTFYEGLNRHPESMYKDKTIAELGCGNGWITIAIAEKWSPSKVYGLDINPRAVKISWINLYLNALDDDGQPIYDGEKKTLLDRVEFYESDLLSYCKDNNIMLERIVGCIPQILNPNPDAMTKLITENASEDFLHSLSNYCALQGFVEDQFGLGLIARAVEEGISVIKPAGIMIFNMGGRPGQAVCKRLFERRGFHVNKIWQTKIVQAADTDISALVEIEKNSPHRFEFFMGLTGDQPICARTAWAYGNVGGCISHSISVYSCQLRQPTQVKTIFDFLRDGFKDISNSLDLFFEDDAVADEKIPFLAYLASVLQEKSFHPFELPAGSRRFRDLIAGFMKTYHHVPLTSKNVVIFPSRATAIENALRLFSPKLAIVDEHLTKHLPRKWMTSLVIENTDTCEIPEDVVTVIEAPCQSDLMVELIKKLKPQVVVTGLASFEAVTSAAFETLLEVTREIGSRLFLDISDHFELSSLPSSIGVLKYLAGNSLPSHAAIICGLLKNQVYKDLEVAFMVSEDETIFQALARTVELLEGNTALISQNYYGCLFNELLSFQLTDRHPLVTRQCQKKESTNMIGFASSAISVFNEAELSISEADSQSSLIHMDIDQSFLPLPSPVKAAIFESFARQNLSEAETDATSSIRQFITTRYGFPTNNNTEFLYSDYSLGLFNKLLLSCIQEGGSFCFPAGCNGNFIAAAKFMKANIVNIPSTAEAGFKLTDDALITVLESVEKPWVYISGPTSNPTGAVYSNKEMENILAICAKYGARVLIDTSFSGLEYDTANENAWNLGPVLANLYSSASSRFCVSLLGGLSLGMLTGGLTFGFLVVDQSLFAQTPNGFAGLSPPHITTRYAMKKLLAQAEQEGSDISKSIAEHKGILKNRSLRLRETLEKCGWEVLPSHGGVSMVATPSGYLGKRVKLEGAAPQEIEVSNSTIRETMLKATGLCLNSDSWTGIPGYCRFTIALQDDEFEQALDRITKLKEVIN; encoded by the exons ATGGCGTTGAATATCGACGATTTCCTTACGACATGTTCCGAGTCAGGCGACGCGGCGTACGGTGCGTTGCGTAACATCCTTGAGAAACTTGAAGATCCGAATACTCGTGTTGAAGCGCGCGTGTTCTTGACGCGACTACAGAAACATTTCGACGCTTCTAATGTTGATCCTGATCAATGTTTCGAGACTTATCATTTTCGTATTCATGATCTTCAATTGCAACATTCGCAAG GCTTTCCGCAGAGGAAAAAGTTGACGATGCTGGTGATTCCAAGCATTTTTATGCCAGAACATTGGTCGTTCACATTTTATGAAGGATTGAATAGGCATCCCGAATCTATGTATAAGGATAAGACAATTGCAGAGCTTGGTTGTGGTAATGGCTGGATAACCATTGCGATTGCTGAGAAATGGTCGCCTTCAAAG GTTTACGGCCTTGATATAAACCCTAGAGCGGTGAAGATTTCATGGATTAACCTATACTTGAATGCTTTGGACGATGATGGACAACCAATTTATGATGGAGAGAAGAAAACTCTTCTTGACAGAGTGGAGTTTTATGAGTCAGACCTTCTTTCTTATTGTAAGGACAACAACATAATGCTTGAAAGAATTGTTGGCTGCATACCACAA ATTCTCAACCCTAATCCAGATGCAATGACAAAGTTGATCACTGAAAATGCAAGCGAGGACTTCCTTCATTCTCTTAGTAACTATTGCGCACTTCAG gGTTTTGTTGAAGATCAGTTTGGTTTGGGTTTGATAGCAAGAGCAGTTGAAGAAGGAATTTCAGTAATTAAGCCTGCTGGGATTATGATTTTTAACATGGGAGGTCGTCCTGGACAAGCTGTTTGTAAGCGTTTATTTGAACGCCGTGGCTTCCATGTTAACAAAATATGGCAAACAAAGATTGTTCAG GCTGCCGATACAGATATATCAGCGTTAGTTGAGATTGAAAAGAACAGCCCACACCGTTTTGAGTTCTTCATGGGGCTTACAGGAGATCAACCTATTTGTGCTCGGACAGCATGGGCATATGGGAATGTTGGTGGTTGTATCTCTCACTCTATATCAGTTTATAGTTGTCAGCTTCGTCAGCCAACTCAG GTCAAGACAATTTTTGATTTTCTGAGAGATGGCTTTAAAGATATTAGCAATTCTTTGGACTTATTCTTTGAGGATGATGCGGTAGCTGATGAGAAAATTCCTTTCCTAGCTTATCTTGCGAGTGTCCTCCAGGAAAAGTCATTCCACCCGTTTGAACTACCAGCTGGGAGTAGACGTTTTCGAGATCTCATAGCAGGTTTTATGAAGACATACCATCACGTTCCTCTCACTTCGAAG AATGTAGTCATATTCCCTTCAAGGGCCACTGCTATTGAAAATGCTCTACGGTTGTTCTCACCCAAACTTGCCATTGTCGATGAGCATCTGACTAAGCACCTGCCCAGGAAGTGGATGACGTCTTTGGTAATAGAG AACACAGATACGTGCGAGATTCCAGAGGATGTAGTTACTGTTATTGAGGCACCCTGTCAGTCAGATCTAATGGTTGAGCTGATTAAAAAGCTGAAGCCTCAGGTGGTGGTTACTGGTTTAGCTAGTTTTGAGGCCGTAACCAGTGCTGCCTTTGAGACTCTACTGGAAGTTACGAGGGAAATTGGTTCTCGTCTTTTCTTGGACATTTCTGACCACTTTGAATTATCAAGCTTGCCTAGCTCTATTGGAGTACTTAAATATCTTGCAGGAAATTCCCTTCCATCTCATGCTGCCATTATATGCGGTCTACTAAAGAATCAG GTCTATAAGGATCTTGAAGTAGCCTTCATGGTTTCAGAAGATGAAACCATTTTTCAGGCTCTTGCTAGAACTGTGGAACTTCTTGAAGGAAATACTGCATTGATTAGTCAAAACTATTATGGCTGTCTTTTCAATGAGCTCCTTTCCTTTCAGCTAACTGATCGGCATCCACTAGTGACG AGACAATGTCAAAAGAAAGAATCCACTAATATGATTGGGTTCGCAAGCTCTGCTATATCAGTGTTCAATGAGGCAGAGTTGTCAATAAGTGAAGCAGACAGCCAGTCTTCACTGATTCACATGGACATTGATCAGAGCTTTTTGCCATTGCCTTCACCTGTAAAAGCTGCTATTTTTGAAAGTTTCGCTAGACAGAATCTTTCGGAAGCTGAGACTGATGCTACAAGCAGCATAAGGCAATTCATCACGACCAGATATGGTTTCCCTACAAATAACAACACGGAATTCTTGTATTCTGACTATTCTTTAGGTCTTTTTAACAAGCTACTTCTTAGCTGTATTCAAGAAGGTGGCTCATTTTGCTTCCCTGCTGGCTGTAATGGGAATTTTATTGCTGCTGCCAAGTTCATGAAGGCGAACATCGTGAACATCCCTTCAACTGCCGAGGCAGGCTTTAAATTAACTGATGATGCACTCATCACAGTGCTGGAGTCTGTTGAGAAGCCCTGGGTGTATATTTCAGGCCCTACAAGTAACCCAACTGGCGCGGTTTATAGCAACAAGGAGATGGAGAATATATTAGCCATTTGTGCCAAATATGGAGCAAGAGTCTTGATTGACACATCTTTCTCAGGGTTAGAGTATGACACTGCCAACGAAAATGCCTGGAATTTGGGACCCGTTTTAGCAAATCTCTATTCCTCGGCAAGCTCGAGATTTTGTGTTTCTTTGCTTGGTGGTCTATCTTTGGGGATGCTTACTGGTGGGCTGACATTTGGTTTCCTGGTTGTGGATCAGTCTCTTTTTGCTCAGACCCCTAATGGTTTTGCTGGTCTTAGCCCACCTCACATTACTACACGATATGCAATGAAGAAATTGTTGGCTCAAGCTGAGCAAGAAGGCAGTGATATATCCAAATCTATTGCAGAACATAAAGGAATATTGAAAAACAGATCTCTGCGCTTAAGGGAG ACACTGGAGAAATGTGGGTGGGAAGTACTTCCATCCCATGGTGGGGTTTCAATGGTAGCAACTCCATCTGGATATCTCGGAAAACGTGTAAAACTCGAAGGTGCTGCTCCTCAAGAAATCGAGGTATCAAATTCTACAATTCGAGAAACCATGTTGAAGGCAACTGGATTATGCCTCAACAGTGATTCTTGGACTGGAATTCCTGGTTATTGTCGCTTCACCATTGCTTTACAAGATGATGAATTTGAGCAGGCATTGGATCGTATTACAAAGTTAAAGGAGGTCATCAATTAA